A genome region from Halorussus pelagicus includes the following:
- a CDS encoding ABC transporter ATP-binding protein has translation MIEVENLRKEYGGFTAVEGSSFSVPEGEVFGVIGPNGAGKTTTLKMLSGLVEPTSGSATVAGYDAQDPEMRTHLGFLPEESPLYEDMSAVSYLRFFADLYDVPTDAANSRIHDTLDRLELDHRDRKIGDMSKGMTRKVAIARSLVNDPDVLVYDEPASGLDPLTTNYIIEFTRELAESGKTVVFSAHNLFHVESICDRVAVMNDGRIVARGSVENIREEHGRTEYRVYTTVEVAGAVKENGRYRRTVESMDAVEETRELAEAAGGEVDDIQTHTPSLEDIFLDLAAESPDVEGRP, from the coding sequence ATGATAGAAGTCGAGAACCTGCGGAAGGAGTACGGCGGATTCACCGCCGTCGAGGGCAGTAGCTTCTCGGTTCCCGAAGGCGAGGTGTTCGGCGTCATCGGCCCGAACGGCGCGGGCAAGACCACGACCCTGAAAATGCTCTCGGGACTGGTCGAACCCACCTCGGGGTCGGCCACGGTCGCGGGCTACGACGCCCAAGACCCCGAGATGCGAACGCACCTCGGCTTCCTGCCCGAGGAGTCGCCCCTCTACGAGGACATGTCCGCCGTCTCGTACCTCCGCTTTTTCGCGGACCTCTACGACGTGCCGACCGACGCCGCGAACTCGCGCATCCACGACACGCTTGACCGCCTCGAACTGGACCACCGCGACCGGAAAATCGGCGATATGTCGAAGGGGATGACCCGGAAAGTCGCCATCGCGCGCTCGCTGGTCAACGACCCCGACGTACTCGTCTACGACGAACCCGCGAGCGGACTCGACCCCTTGACGACCAACTACATCATCGAGTTCACCCGCGAACTCGCCGAGTCGGGCAAGACCGTCGTCTTCAGCGCGCACAACCTCTTCCACGTCGAGAGCATCTGCGACCGCGTGGCCGTGATGAACGACGGCCGAATCGTCGCTCGCGGGAGCGTCGAGAACATCCGCGAGGAACACGGCCGGACCGAGTACCGCGTCTACACCACGGTCGAAGTGGCGGGCGCGGTGAAGGAGAACGGCCGGTACCGCCGCACCGTCGAGAGCATGGACGCCGTCGAGGAGACCCGCGAACTCGCCGAGGCGGCGGGCGGCGAGGTCGATGACATTCAGACTCACACCCCGAGTCTCGAAGACATCTTCCTCGACCTCGCGGCCGAGTCCCCGGACGTGGAGGGCCGACCGTGA
- a CDS encoding DNA-directed RNA polymerase subunit epsilon, producing MTEGWTDSLPTWQSGPHDDRDADRPLSQRPGDGAVGRADLQRDQTVRQWGPVTPSATQIGRAESPDADLSESVRRLHEERHSAMAGHSSRMHRLDKLRISHALCNDLSLTTWQRDRVVGIMSDLDLTAFGSQRAIPKVALVVIRHVVDREREHYLGLHDEEWIGQLPPDRLGDLYDRFRSITDDPQFSDLVEKHGLNVTSLNRLRRTLKEQLADQHLEDAVYGRNPQRDPNLPSLDARRTDETDE from the coding sequence ATGACCGAGGGGTGGACGGACTCGCTGCCGACGTGGCAGTCGGGACCACACGACGACCGAGACGCCGACCGACCGCTCAGCCAGCGCCCCGGCGACGGGGCGGTCGGCCGGGCGGACCTCCAGCGCGACCAGACGGTGCGCCAGTGGGGACCAGTCACGCCGAGCGCAACCCAAATCGGCCGCGCCGAGTCGCCCGACGCCGACCTCTCCGAGAGCGTTCGTCGCCTCCACGAGGAGCGCCACTCGGCGATGGCGGGCCATAGCTCGCGGATGCACCGCCTCGACAAACTCCGCATCTCCCACGCGCTCTGCAACGATTTGTCGCTGACGACGTGGCAACGCGACCGCGTGGTCGGCATCATGTCTGACCTCGATTTGACCGCGTTCGGAAGCCAGCGCGCGATTCCGAAGGTCGCGCTGGTCGTCATCCGCCACGTCGTGGACCGCGAGCGCGAACACTACCTCGGTCTCCACGACGAGGAGTGGATCGGGCAACTCCCGCCGGACCGACTCGGCGACCTCTACGACCGGTTCCGGTCCATCACCGACGACCCGCAGTTCTCGGACCTCGTGGAGAAGCACGGACTGAACGTGACCAGTCTCAACCGACTCCGGCGCACCCTGAAAGAGCAACTCGCCGACCAGCACCTCGAAGACGCGGTGTACGGTCGCAACCCCCAGCGAGACCCGAACCTGCCGAGCCTCGACGCTCGCCGGACTGACGAGACTGACGAGTGA
- a CDS encoding response regulator transcription factor translates to MSESLPSANDIATMPKDATVLIVDDEEPITDAYAQWLEEDYNVRTAYSGSEALDELDEGVDVVLLDRRMPNLSGEDVLARIHEQGLNCRVALVSAVEPDFDILELGFDAYLEKPVSKAEELLEIVETLLTRSTYDAQMQRFLSLANKKAALETKKSPEELDANKEYADLTAELAELRAQLSDTAGTLDDDDLRAEFYDGD, encoded by the coding sequence ATGAGCGAATCACTACCGAGCGCCAACGACATCGCAACCATGCCCAAGGACGCCACAGTGCTGATAGTCGATGACGAGGAGCCAATAACCGACGCCTACGCTCAGTGGCTCGAAGAGGACTACAACGTTCGAACCGCCTACAGCGGGTCGGAAGCGCTCGACGAACTTGACGAGGGGGTCGATGTGGTCCTTCTGGACCGCCGGATGCCGAACCTCTCGGGCGAGGACGTGCTGGCGCGGATTCACGAACAGGGACTCAACTGTCGGGTTGCGCTCGTCTCGGCGGTCGAACCCGACTTCGACATCCTCGAACTCGGCTTCGACGCCTACCTCGAAAAGCCGGTGTCGAAGGCCGAGGAACTGCTCGAAATCGTCGAGACGCTGCTCACGCGCTCGACCTACGACGCCCAGATGCAGCGGTTCCTCTCGCTGGCCAACAAGAAGGCCGCCTTGGAGACGAAAAAGAGTCCCGAGGAACTGGACGCAAACAAGGAGTACGCCGACCTCACCGCGGAACTGGCCGAACTCCGGGCGCAACTCTCGGACACCGCCGGGACGCTGGACGACGACGACCTGCGCGCGGAGTTCTACGACGGCGACTAG
- a CDS encoding helix-turn-helix transcriptional regulator — protein MNIDTSDKRQLDQSSNVLLLAPLTPTGNRACLELLASTARPDETNVAAVTYTPPPETWISDWKANVGDLPAELAFIHANTVETDDGPDGTEVPENVSVARVDPNQPMDIIAPLSEQLTRWEDNGNQTLVSVQTLTVLLEYVDFDTAFRYLHILTHRVQAADAIGFYHMDPDIHDEETVNTLKTLFDAVVEVGDDGREWSVTETYGDRSATSDHAQTHDTDVSVSDSDDGVFGSVLSAVSNLFSGADEPERPETGPGPDPDISASPGSSAGSTAADSDHSASESSAEQFPDEAMLTDEDRIRELLTSYGGRMKQADVTEETDWSKSTVSRKLSKMEEKGLVTRVQVGRGNLVFLSGYEPETAKSPFEQETTDG, from the coding sequence ATGAACATCGATACATCGGACAAGCGGCAACTCGACCAGTCGTCGAACGTTCTGTTACTGGCACCGCTGACGCCGACGGGGAATCGCGCCTGTCTCGAACTACTCGCTTCGACCGCCCGACCGGACGAGACCAACGTCGCCGCGGTGACGTACACGCCGCCGCCGGAGACGTGGATTTCCGACTGGAAGGCGAACGTCGGCGACCTCCCGGCCGAACTCGCGTTCATCCACGCGAACACGGTCGAGACCGATGACGGGCCGGACGGCACGGAGGTCCCGGAGAACGTCTCGGTCGCGCGAGTGGACCCGAATCAGCCGATGGACATCATCGCGCCACTGAGCGAGCAGTTGACTCGGTGGGAGGACAACGGCAACCAGACGCTCGTGTCGGTCCAGACGCTGACGGTCCTCTTGGAATACGTCGATTTCGACACGGCGTTTCGGTATCTCCACATCCTCACCCACCGGGTGCAGGCGGCCGACGCAATCGGGTTCTACCACATGGACCCGGACATCCACGACGAGGAGACCGTCAACACGCTGAAGACGCTGTTCGACGCCGTGGTCGAGGTGGGCGACGACGGCCGGGAGTGGTCGGTCACCGAGACCTACGGCGACCGGAGCGCGACCAGCGATCACGCCCAAACCCACGACACCGACGTGTCGGTCTCCGACTCCGACGACGGCGTGTTCGGGTCCGTCCTGAGCGCGGTGTCGAACCTGTTCTCGGGGGCTGACGAACCGGAGCGCCCCGAGACTGGACCCGGACCCGACCCCGATATTTCGGCGTCGCCGGGGTCGTCGGCCGGAAGCACGGCCGCCGACTCCGACCACTCCGCGAGCGAGTCGAGCGCCGAGCAGTTCCCCGACGAGGCGATGCTGACCGACGAGGACCGCATCCGCGAACTGCTGACGAGTTACGGCGGCCGGATGAAGCAGGCCGACGTGACCGAAGAGACCGACTGGTCGAAATCGACCGTGAGTCGCAAACTCTCGAAGATGGAAGAGAAAGGTCTCGTTACCCGCGTACAGGTCGGCCGCGGCAACCTCGTCTTCTTGAGCGGCTACGAACCGGAAACCGCGAAATCGCCCTTCGAACAGGAGACGACTGACGGATGA
- the glmU gene encoding bifunctional sugar-1-phosphate nucleotidylyltransferase/acetyltransferase: MQAVLLAAGEGTRIRPLSASLPKPMLPVADRPLVAHAADAAVDAGAEELVVVVGYEAEEVRGYFGEEYRGVTVTYAVQSEQAGTADAVRAAREHLDGEFAVLNGDNLYDPAAVADLFDSGPSVGAVRVADPSNYGVLSAEDGTVTDIVEKPADPPTDLANAGAYVFPAEAREWLEVPASERGEHEITDVVARAVAEYDVGYAAMDRWLDVGRPWELLEANEWKLGELARDVRGEVHEDADLRGPVVIEEGATVDAGVVIEGPALVRSGASVGPNSYVRGATLVGEDAHVGHGVEIKNSVVGKGSHVAHLSYVGDSVLGRNVNFGAGTNVANLRHDGDSVRLTVKGERVSTGRRKFGVVVGDDAKTAINTSLNAGVTLSSRATTTPGEVVTRDR; encoded by the coding sequence ATGCAAGCAGTGCTTCTGGCCGCGGGCGAGGGGACCAGAATCCGACCGCTGTCGGCGTCGCTCCCGAAACCGATGCTCCCGGTCGCCGACCGGCCGCTGGTCGCGCACGCCGCGGACGCGGCCGTGGACGCTGGCGCGGAGGAACTCGTCGTCGTTGTCGGCTACGAGGCCGAGGAGGTCCGCGGATACTTCGGCGAGGAGTACCGCGGCGTGACGGTCACCTACGCGGTCCAAAGCGAACAGGCCGGGACCGCCGACGCGGTTCGAGCGGCCCGCGAGCATCTGGACGGCGAGTTCGCGGTTCTCAACGGCGACAACCTCTACGACCCCGCGGCCGTCGCCGACCTGTTCGATTCGGGACCGAGCGTCGGCGCGGTCCGCGTCGCCGACCCCTCGAACTACGGCGTCCTTTCGGCGGAAGACGGCACCGTCACCGACATCGTGGAGAAACCGGCCGACCCGCCGACCGACCTCGCCAACGCCGGGGCGTACGTTTTCCCCGCCGAAGCGCGCGAATGGCTAGAGGTGCCAGCGAGCGAGCGCGGCGAACACGAAATCACGGACGTGGTGGCCCGCGCCGTCGCGGAGTACGACGTGGGTTACGCCGCGATGGACCGATGGCTCGACGTGGGTCGCCCGTGGGAACTGCTGGAGGCCAACGAGTGGAAACTCGGTGAACTGGCCCGCGACGTGCGCGGCGAGGTCCACGAGGACGCCGACCTGCGCGGCCCGGTCGTCATCGAGGAGGGCGCGACGGTGGACGCAGGAGTCGTCATCGAAGGTCCCGCGCTCGTCCGCTCAGGCGCGAGCGTTGGCCCGAATTCCTACGTCCGGGGCGCGACGCTGGTCGGCGAGGACGCCCACGTTGGCCACGGCGTCGAAATCAAGAACAGCGTCGTCGGCAAGGGGAGCCACGTCGCGCACCTGAGCTACGTCGGCGACAGCGTGCTGGGCCGGAACGTCAACTTCGGCGCGGGCACGAACGTCGCCAACCTCCGCCACGACGGCGACTCCGTGCGGCTTACTGTCAAGGGCGAGCGCGTTTCGACGGGCCGCCGGAAGTTCGGCGTCGTCGTCGGCGACGACGCGAAGACGGCCATCAACACGAGTCTGAACGCGGGCGTGACGCTCTCTTCGCGCGCGACGACGACGCCCGGCGAAGTCGTGACGCGGGACAGATAA
- a CDS encoding DCC1-like thiol-disulfide oxidoreductase family protein, with amino-acid sequence MSDYHAALVYDGECPFCSAAATALRRLDGVGAIAWGDDPAQAFLEAQFGETPFALVFADNREERVYVGREAARELCDRAGMPVLVGDIVGDNYESLADAIRRVTGVEGEPEPYHGTYPLSEAGMEAFGELAANAWHTAKVGR; translated from the coding sequence ATGAGCGACTACCACGCGGCCCTCGTCTACGACGGCGAGTGTCCGTTCTGCTCGGCGGCGGCCACGGCGCTCCGGCGACTCGACGGCGTCGGCGCTATCGCGTGGGGCGACGACCCGGCCCAAGCGTTTCTCGAAGCGCAGTTCGGCGAGACCCCCTTCGCGCTGGTCTTCGCGGATAACCGGGAGGAACGCGTCTACGTCGGCCGCGAGGCGGCGCGCGAACTCTGCGACCGGGCCGGGATGCCCGTCCTCGTGGGGGACATCGTGGGCGACAACTACGAGTCGCTGGCCGACGCGATTCGGCGCGTGACGGGCGTGGAGGGTGAGCCTGAGCCGTATCACGGTACCTATCCGCTTTCGGAGGCAGGGATGGAGGCGTTCGGGGAGTTGGCGGCGAACGCGTGGCACACCGCGAAAGTGGGTCGCTAA
- a CDS encoding 2Fe-2S iron-sulfur cluster-binding protein encodes MSTYTVVIEIPADCAVEQAGETVEIEVPESEYVLSAARSAGVWLPADCQQGWCTTCAAKLLSGEVDQSDARRYYEEDEEADLILSCVAKPRSDLRIRACQNDAMLDHRAEHDKPPGQSKR; translated from the coding sequence GTGAGTACGTACACCGTCGTCATCGAGATTCCGGCGGACTGCGCCGTCGAGCAGGCCGGAGAGACCGTCGAAATCGAGGTTCCCGAGAGCGAGTACGTCCTCTCGGCCGCACGGAGTGCGGGCGTCTGGCTTCCGGCCGACTGCCAGCAGGGGTGGTGTACCACCTGCGCCGCGAAACTGCTCTCGGGCGAGGTTGACCAGTCTGACGCCCGGCGCTACTACGAGGAAGACGAGGAGGCCGACCTGATTCTCTCCTGCGTCGCCAAGCCCCGGTCGGACCTCCGGATTCGGGCCTGCCAGAACGACGCGATGCTCGACCACCGCGCGGAACACGACAAGCCGCCGGGCCAGTCGAAGCGGTGA
- the dps gene encoding DNA protection during starvation protein yields the protein MGDDDRRHGSGSYEPGDTSMRVGMESLRERGLEPEELRERLIDAIGAEFSTYYYYTNLRMHLAGHEDYKEITEDARLEDRAHFELVAPRVYELGGSLPNDIGDFMSRASCPHAELPVAMGGDAPDDLEQLDAESVLEVLLEAERCAIRTWSEICDMTQGKDPRTYDMASRILQEEIEHEAWFVELLSMERDGEINPAGHFVRGEPGDAPYSTNRRINDSA from the coding sequence ATGGGAGACGACGACCGACGACACGGGTCCGGTAGCTACGAACCGGGCGACACCAGCATGCGAGTGGGAATGGAATCGCTCCGCGAGCGCGGACTCGAACCGGAGGAACTGCGCGAACGCCTCATCGACGCCATCGGCGCGGAGTTCAGCACGTACTACTACTACACCAACCTCCGGATGCACCTCGCGGGCCACGAGGACTACAAGGAGATTACCGAGGACGCGCGCCTCGAAGACCGCGCGCACTTCGAGTTGGTCGCGCCTCGCGTCTACGAACTCGGCGGGTCGCTCCCGAACGACATCGGCGACTTCATGAGTCGAGCGTCCTGTCCGCACGCGGAACTGCCGGTGGCGATGGGCGGCGACGCACCGGACGACCTCGAACAACTCGATGCCGAGAGCGTCCTCGAAGTGCTGCTGGAGGCCGAGCGCTGCGCCATCCGGACGTGGAGCGAAATCTGCGACATGACCCAAGGAAAGGACCCGCGGACCTACGACATGGCGAGTCGCATCCTGCAGGAGGAAATCGAACACGAAGCGTGGTTCGTGGAACTCCTCAGCATGGAGCGCGACGGCGAAATCAACCCGGCGGGCCACTTCGTCCGCGGCGAACCCGGCGACGCGCCGTACTCGACCAACCGACGCATCAACGACTCGGCCTGA
- a CDS encoding DEAD/DEAH box helicase: MDETIDWLQDRPYYAGQVETHRTLPGRDGDFADVELEGRLESALESRGIDRLYRHQVETIEAVRRGENVVVATPTASGKSLAYTVPAFERAMDHGGRTLYVAPQNALINDQEETLSDLARELGFGSRVSVEQYTGRLSKSEKRDVRDRRPTVVLTNPDMLHYALLPHAHRLWDWFFKGLETVVLDEVHEYRGVFGSHVALLLRRLRRICDRFDADPEFVCCSATIGNPVEHAASVTGTPESSFRLIDEDVSDTGPTHWVLWNPPEYETAQVGTSGQRRSNHAETKRLFADLVSKEYQTLTFTRARQAAEQWAMESADELRDRDRGDLAPDVTAYQAALSDDRRKEIERGLQNGEVRGVWSTNALELGVDIGGLDAVLLDGYPGTRMAAFQQAGRAGRGDDPSLVALVAGEDQLDQYLMANPEEFFAGSPERAVVNPANDQLLPDHVLSAARETWLSPEDADYFGEEFPDLVADLEAEGLLEQRITDDGLRWTYDGDGSPQHEMSLRSIDDREVNLLDRRNGDTIATLPFEDALTDAHPGAIYHHQGQSYEVVDLDLDKEVAELSPTWADYHTKVLHEKEITVEEDLREKRLATREDVAVRFADVTMRKQITGFERRDRSGETLARESLEMPEISLRTKALYFTVPREVEQAMREQGDFNGGIHAAEHGMISLFPLELLCDRADIGGLSTPMHPATGRSTIFIYDGYPGGVGLVREGYETVSDLMAQTAEMIEACDCDAAGGCPACVQSPHCGNANDPLDKEQARFLLEELTGRDAEGTE, translated from the coding sequence GTGGACGAGACCATCGATTGGCTCCAGGACCGACCCTACTACGCCGGGCAGGTCGAGACCCACCGGACCCTCCCCGGTCGGGACGGCGACTTCGCCGACGTGGAACTCGAAGGGCGACTGGAGAGCGCGCTCGAATCGCGGGGCATCGACCGCCTCTATCGCCACCAAGTCGAGACCATCGAGGCGGTTCGCCGCGGCGAGAACGTCGTCGTCGCCACGCCGACCGCGAGCGGCAAGAGCCTCGCGTACACCGTCCCGGCGTTCGAGCGCGCGATGGACCACGGCGGGCGCACCCTCTACGTCGCGCCCCAGAACGCGCTCATCAACGACCAAGAGGAGACCCTCTCGGACCTCGCCCGCGAGTTGGGCTTCGGCAGTCGCGTCTCCGTCGAGCAGTACACCGGGCGACTGAGCAAGTCCGAGAAGCGCGACGTTCGGGACCGGCGGCCGACCGTCGTTCTCACGAACCCCGACATGCTCCACTACGCGCTTCTGCCCCACGCCCACCGCCTTTGGGACTGGTTTTTCAAGGGTCTCGAAACGGTCGTGCTGGACGAGGTTCACGAGTACCGCGGCGTCTTCGGAAGCCACGTCGCGCTCCTGCTCCGACGACTCCGGCGCATCTGCGACCGCTTCGACGCCGACCCCGAGTTCGTCTGCTGTTCGGCGACCATCGGGAACCCCGTCGAACACGCCGCGAGCGTGACCGGGACCCCCGAATCGTCGTTCCGACTGATAGACGAGGACGTGAGCGACACCGGGCCGACTCACTGGGTGCTGTGGAACCCGCCGGAGTACGAGACCGCGCAGGTAGGAACGTCGGGCCAGCGCCGGTCGAACCACGCCGAGACCAAGCGCCTGTTCGCCGACCTCGTCTCGAAGGAGTACCAGACGCTCACCTTCACTCGCGCCCGGCAGGCCGCCGAGCAGTGGGCGATGGAGAGCGCCGACGAGTTGCGCGACAGGGACCGAGGCGACCTCGCGCCCGACGTGACGGCGTATCAGGCCGCGCTAAGCGACGACCGCCGGAAGGAAATCGAGCGAGGGCTTCAGAACGGCGAGGTCCGAGGCGTTTGGAGTACCAACGCGCTCGAACTCGGCGTGGACATCGGGGGTCTCGACGCGGTGTTGCTCGACGGCTACCCCGGCACGCGGATGGCGGCGTTCCAGCAGGCCGGGCGCGCGGGCCGAGGCGACGACCCGAGTCTCGTCGCCCTCGTCGCCGGAGAAGACCAGTTGGACCAGTACCTGATGGCCAACCCCGAGGAGTTCTTCGCGGGGTCGCCCGAGCGCGCAGTCGTCAACCCCGCGAACGACCAACTCCTGCCCGACCACGTGCTGTCGGCGGCCCGCGAGACGTGGCTCTCGCCCGAGGACGCCGACTACTTCGGCGAGGAGTTTCCGGACCTCGTGGCCGACCTCGAAGCGGAGGGTTTGCTGGAACAGCGCATCACCGACGACGGTCTGCGCTGGACCTACGACGGCGACGGCAGTCCCCAACACGAGATGAGTCTGCGCTCCATCGACGACCGCGAGGTGAACCTGCTGGACCGGCGCAACGGCGACACCATCGCCACCCTCCCCTTCGAGGACGCGCTGACCGACGCCCACCCCGGTGCCATCTACCACCATCAGGGCCAGTCCTACGAGGTGGTGGACCTCGACCTGGACAAAGAAGTCGCGGAACTGAGTCCGACGTGGGCCGACTACCACACCAAGGTCCTCCACGAGAAGGAGATTACCGTCGAGGAGGACCTGCGCGAGAAGCGACTGGCCACCCGCGAGGACGTGGCTGTCAGGTTCGCCGACGTGACGATGCGCAAGCAGATTACCGGCTTCGAGCGCCGCGACCGCTCGGGCGAGACGCTGGCCCGCGAGTCGCTGGAGATGCCCGAAATCTCGCTCCGGACGAAGGCGCTGTACTTCACGGTGCCCCGCGAGGTCGAACAGGCGATGCGCGAGCAGGGCGACTTCAACGGCGGCATTCACGCCGCCGAACACGGGATGATTTCGCTGTTCCCGCTGGAACTGCTCTGTGACCGCGCAGACATCGGCGGTCTCTCGACGCCGATGCATCCCGCCACCGGCAGAAGCACCATCTTCATCTACGACGGCTACCCCGGCGGCGTCGGACTCGTCCGAGAGGGCTACGAGACGGTGTCGGACCTGATGGCCCAGACCGCCGAGATGATAGAAGCCTGTGACTGCGACGCCGCGGGCGGGTGTCCCGCCTGCGTGCAGTCGCCCCACTGCGGGAACGCCAACGACCCCCTAGACAAGGAGCAAGCGCGCTTCCTGCTGGAGGAACTGACTGGCCGCGACGCCGAGGGGACGGAGTAG
- a CDS encoding thioredoxin family protein, translating into MDDEDLDAVRERKKRALAQKQGLGAPASPVYVDGSQSFDQTVTAHDVVLVHYYANGGAGQRLHPVVESVARETFAAVAKVNIVHHQKLALERGIEATPAFEVYADGDCQERVRGQVEKRELVELVGEYTSF; encoded by the coding sequence ATGGACGACGAGGACCTCGATGCAGTCCGTGAGCGCAAGAAGCGCGCGCTCGCACAGAAACAGGGCCTCGGCGCGCCAGCGTCGCCGGTGTACGTCGATGGCTCCCAGAGCTTCGACCAGACCGTGACGGCCCACGATGTCGTGTTGGTCCACTACTACGCCAACGGCGGGGCGGGCCAGCGCCTCCACCCGGTCGTCGAGTCCGTCGCCCGCGAGACGTTCGCCGCGGTGGCGAAAGTCAATATCGTGCATCACCAGAAGTTGGCCTTGGAGCGCGGCATCGAGGCCACACCAGCGTTCGAGGTGTACGCCGACGGCGACTGTCAAGAGCGCGTTCGGGGCCAGGTCGAGAAGCGCGAGTTGGTCGAGTTGGTCGGGGAGTACACGTCGTTCTGA
- a CDS encoding DUF7552 domain-containing protein, producing MTCSLDAIRGEIADLAADGGDFYVACADTDECPAPLTGREFPTEAAANEAADLARTYREALRETDPQLPEHRLSVYERPGDAPTLVSTRERTEGRRANGLPQSSRSVTLSGDCESEWLRMDNAPLVHVRSDGEPLPDDAVERQLDSKL from the coding sequence ATGACCTGCTCCCTCGACGCCATCCGCGGAGAAATCGCCGACCTCGCCGCTGACGGCGGCGATTTCTACGTCGCGTGTGCCGACACGGACGAGTGCCCCGCGCCGCTGACTGGCCGGGAGTTCCCTACCGAGGCGGCCGCCAACGAGGCCGCGGACCTCGCCCGAACCTACCGCGAGGCGCTCCGCGAGACCGACCCGCAACTCCCCGAGCATCGCCTCTCGGTATACGAGCGACCGGGCGACGCGCCCACGCTGGTCTCGACCCGCGAGCGCACCGAGGGGAGACGCGCGAACGGTCTCCCCCAGTCCTCGCGGTCGGTGACCCTCTCGGGCGACTGCGAGTCCGAGTGGCTCCGGATGGACAACGCGCCGCTGGTCCACGTCCGGAGCGACGGCGAACCGCTCCCTGACGACGCCGTAGAGCGCCAACTCGACTCGAAGCTATGA
- a CDS encoding DUF7260 family protein, which produces MIEQFPTGDATTFEPRTPAAVERAASERDRIAEKVAAFGEFRERVAAVSVTNANRQGGRSAGSSGGRSAGSALAVGTTGADASGGAATVREAFRETVLPYADAESMQEAMADELSPELTAALSPAAGGFSTGLKRQLLSQADQRRKECRLLAEGIEGERDRVRDIADELSDMTDWLADADETPLLQLGFEELRARHDRLAEFRATCDRIAAERQAAIRETRNDGLTGIRESELLAHLYGEFSDAHPVLADLAELDAVLADCQRAVRSHLCARV; this is translated from the coding sequence ATGATCGAACAGTTCCCCACAGGAGACGCGACGACGTTCGAACCCCGGACGCCCGCGGCGGTCGAACGCGCGGCGAGCGAGCGCGACCGCATCGCCGAAAAAGTCGCGGCGTTCGGCGAGTTCCGCGAGCGCGTCGCGGCGGTGTCGGTCACCAACGCGAATCGACAGGGCGGCCGGTCGGCGGGGTCGTCGGGCGGCAGGTCGGCCGGGAGCGCGCTCGCCGTCGGAACGACCGGAGCGGACGCGTCCGGCGGCGCGGCGACCGTCCGCGAGGCATTCCGCGAGACGGTTCTACCCTACGCCGACGCCGAGTCGATGCAGGAAGCGATGGCCGACGAGCTATCGCCGGAACTGACCGCGGCGCTCTCGCCCGCGGCGGGCGGGTTCTCGACCGGACTCAAGCGCCAACTCCTCTCGCAGGCCGACCAGCGCCGCAAGGAGTGTCGCCTGCTCGCCGAGGGCATCGAAGGCGAGCGCGACCGAGTCCGAGACATCGCCGACGAACTGAGCGACATGACCGACTGGCTGGCGGACGCCGACGAAACACCCCTGCTCCAACTCGGCTTCGAGGAGTTGCGGGCGCGCCACGACCGACTGGCCGAGTTCCGCGCGACCTGCGACCGCATCGCCGCCGAGCGACAGGCCGCGATTCGGGAGACGCGCAACGACGGCCTGACCGGGATTCGGGAGTCGGAGCTACTCGCCCACCTCTACGGCGAGTTTTCGGACGCTCACCCCGTGCTGGCGGACCTCGCGGAACTCGACGCCGTGCTGGCCGACTGCCAGCGCGCGGTCCGGAGTCACCTCTGCGCTCGCGTGTGA
- a CDS encoding DUF7552 domain-containing protein: protein MTDSLEHLRERITELTDPDGDFAVVCPLSGKCPVPVRSESFPSADAAEAAVGLVREYRTLLREVDPHLENIPIVATERSAPPLALDACERSERADGTEREDGDERARETARRVRTRRTGRSISLSGEGDDEWLRMDDAPVVHVRRDGELLDDAAVSRQLRSKL, encoded by the coding sequence ATGACAGACTCTCTCGAACACCTCCGCGAGCGAATAACCGAGTTGACCGACCCCGACGGCGATTTCGCCGTCGTCTGTCCGCTATCCGGTAAGTGCCCGGTCCCGGTCCGGAGCGAGTCGTTCCCCTCGGCCGACGCCGCCGAAGCGGCCGTCGGTCTCGTCCGCGAGTATCGCACGCTCCTCCGCGAAGTTGACCCGCACCTCGAAAACATCCCCATCGTGGCGACCGAACGGAGCGCTCCGCCGCTCGCGCTCGACGCGTGCGAGCGAAGCGAGCGCGCGGACGGAACCGAACGCGAGGACGGGGACGAGCGAGCGCGTGAGACCGCTCGTCGCGTCCGCACCCGCCGCACCGGCCGGTCGATTTCGCTCTCGGGCGAGGGCGACGACGAATGGCTCCGGATGGACGACGCGCCGGTCGTCCACGTCCGGCGCGACGGCGAACTGCTCGACGACGCGGCGGTCTCGCGGCAACTCCGGTCGAAACTCTGA